TTCCTCCGTCTTCGGCTCCTTCGCCTGCTCCCCTTCCCTGGCCTTCTCCTCGCGTGATTCGGCATGGTCGCGGTCGCTGAGATGGATCGCCTGAATGTAGACATTCACGGACTTCACCATGTATCCCGTGTACTGCTCGAGATGCTTCTTTACCGATTCCTGGACATCCCAGGCCACATCGGGGATCCGCATGCCGTACTTCACGGAGACATAGGTGTCCACCATGATCCGGGGGGGTGTGTCCTCGTCGAGGGCGATCCGGATGCCCCCGGAGGTCTTCCGTCCCAGACCCAGCGAGGCAAGAGGGCCGGCGCCTGCCGGTTTCACGCCCTGAATGGTCTTCAGCGCATGCGATGCAAGCTGCAGAATCACCTCCTCGGTGATCCGCACCTCGCCCGGGGATTCTCCTTCCGGTGTCTCCGAAGGAACCTGCAGCCCCTCCTTATCGGGCTTCCGGCCTTCTTCCGGTACCTGCTCCTCGACGTTTGCTTCTTCGGTATGGACCTGTTCCTGTTCGTTGCGCTCCATAACCCCGTACCTCCTCTCGTGCTCTATTCGGTGTCGTTGTTTTCGACTACGAGGACATGCGCCCCGCAGGCAGGACACTGCAGCGGTTCGCCTTCCTCGTATTCACCCGGATTATAGTAAAACACATGTCCGCAATGGGTGCATGTCATGGGTTCAAAGGACTCCTCGAGTTCCTCGAAGGCCTCTTCCGGTTCGCCCTGGGCGAAGATCTCATCCTCGTCAATGAGGTTGTCCACCTCGTCGTGGATCATCTCGAGGTCTTCCTCGAGCTCGGTCAGGGAGTCGTAGAGGCCTTCGTAATGCTCCTCCTGAATGTCCAGCCGTTCCGCCTGGTCGCCCATTTCGGCGGCAATCGCCTCCAGCGATTCCGTCACGGCCGTAAAGAGCCGGTTTTCCGTCTCTCCCAGTCCTTCAACACCGTCCAGAAGGCCCCTGAGATAGGCAATGCGTTCCCGGGCCGTCATGCCCCTTCCTCCCTTCGCTACTTCTTGGCGCGCTCCACATACTCGCCGGAACGCGTGTCCACCACGATCTCCTCGCCGTTTTCGATAAAGAACGGCACCGTCACGGTCAGCCCCGTCTCCAGTGTCGCCGGCTTGCCGCTGGTAGACACCGTATCCCCCTTGAAACCCGGATCGGTCTCCACCACCTGGAGTTCCACCGACTTGGGCAGCTCCACCCCCATCACGCGGCCCTCGTACATCTCCAGCGTGACCTCCATGCTCTCGGTCAGGTAGTTGACCGCCTCGCCCAGCACCTCCTTGAAGAGGTAGATCTGGTCGAAGTTCTCGAGATCCATAAAAACGTAGCTGTCTCCATCCTGGTAGAGAAACTGGGCGCTTCGGTCATCGAAGATGATCCGTTCGAAACGCTCTCCGGAACGGAAGGAGTTCTCGATTGTCGAACCGGAATTGATGTTCCGGAGCTTTGTTTTGATGATGGCGCCACCACGGCCCATCTTGTGGTGCTGGCAATCCAGAATCTCCCACATGTCGTCCTTCCATTTGATTTTCATCCCGGAATGAAAATCACTGGTATCCACTACTTGCGCCATTCAAGCACCCTCCATGCCAAAGCTGTCTGCGACCTACAGTCCCCTATCGGACACACAGCCAGGCGGCCGTCGCCCGCAACGGGGAAAGTCGTCCATTCTAGCTAGTAAACATACCGCATATCGGCACACACTGCAAAGGGCAAAACAGCCCCGCCTAAAACTGGCTGAGCAGCTCCTCGCCCTGCAGGGGTTCCTCGGGGACCTCGAGGATGTAGGGGACCACCACCATGACGACCTCGTTGCGTATGTGGCTCTTGCTGCGCATGGTGAAGAGCTCGCCCAGAAGCGGGATGTCGCCGACGATGGGGATCTTGGAGACACTGCGGTTTTTGATGTCGTTGAAGAGCCCGCCCACCACGAAGGGCTCGCCGTCGCGCACCCGAACGGTGGTCTGCACGCTGCGGGAGCTGGTCACCGGCGTCTCGGCGTTG
This DNA window, taken from Synergistales bacterium, encodes the following:
- a CDS encoding Asp23/Gls24 family envelope stress response protein, whose translation is MERNEQEQVHTEEANVEEQVPEEGRKPDKEGLQVPSETPEGESPGEVRITEEVILQLASHALKTIQGVKPAGAGPLASLGLGRKTSGGIRIALDEDTPPRIMVDTYVSVKYGMRIPDVAWDVQESVKKHLEQYTGYMVKSVNVYIQAIHLSDRDHAESREEKAREGEQAKEPKTEEAAGHEEAEVEQPAEEQGEPSAAESVSRDEEKKNDTTASA
- the efp gene encoding elongation factor P, which produces MAQVVDTSDFHSGMKIKWKDDMWEILDCQHHKMGRGGAIIKTKLRNINSGSTIENSFRSGERFERIIFDDRSAQFLYQDGDSYVFMDLENFDQIYLFKEVLGEAVNYLTESMEVTLEMYEGRVMGVELPKSVELQVVETDPGFKGDTVSTSGKPATLETGLTVTVPFFIENGEEIVVDTRSGEYVERAKK